A single region of the Parus major isolate Abel unplaced genomic scaffold, Parus_major1.1 Scaffold484, whole genome shotgun sequence genome encodes:
- the TSFM gene encoding elongation factor Ts, mitochondrial, translating to MGRLGERLALRRAGWLRAPGGFVATYAHGWVPPGPPVAMGTYGALVACGGPEPGPPSPELQELGRRVAQHVVGMAPTALGTPEDELGGDTETRLLAQGSLLEPGVPLGRYLRDRGGLQVWDFLRFQCGEEPPQEPPQEPPAPPG from the exons ATGG GCCGCCTGGGTGAGCGCCTGGCCCTGCGCCGGGCCGGGTGGCTCCGGGCCCCCGGTGGTTTTGTGGCCACCTACGCTCACGGCTGGGTGCCCCCCGGGCCCCCCGTGGCCATGGGCACCTACGGGGCGCTGGTGGCCTGTGGGGGGCCGGAGCCGGGGCCCCCCTCGCCCGAGCTGCAGGAGTTGGGGCGCAGGGTGGCCCAGCACGTGGTGGGAATGGCGCCCACCGCCCTGGGGACCCCCGAGGATGAGCTGGGGGGGGACACGGAGACGcggctgctggcacaggggtCCCTCCTGGAGCCGGGGGTCCCCCTGGGCCGGTACCTCCGGGACCGGGGGGGGCTCCAGGTCTGGGACTTCCTGCGCTTCCAGTGCGGGGAGGAGCCCCCCCAGGAGCCCCCCCAGGAGCCCCCTGCCCCCCCAGGCTGA